In one Portunus trituberculatus isolate SZX2019 chromosome 31, ASM1759143v1, whole genome shotgun sequence genomic region, the following are encoded:
- the LOC123511098 gene encoding uncharacterized protein LOC123511098, protein MSTVQNIKEAMLFADDIVLVDESRDGVERKLERWRGTLEERADGSLDGEIIHRIQSGWKNWKRTTGVLCDQKISARVKEKVFKSVVRPAMLYGAERWPIKKAQENKLEVAEMRMLRWMLGVTKRDKSSLS, encoded by the exons ATGAGTACTGTTCAGAATATAAAGGAGGCCATGTTGTTCGCGGATGACATCGTCTTGGTGGATGAAAGTAGAGATGGTGTagagagaaagttggagagatggCGAGGAACATTGGAagagagag CGGACGGCAGCCTGGATGGAGAGATCATTCACCGTATCCAATCAGGCTGGAAGAATTGGAAAAGAACAACTGGAGTACTCTGTGACCAAAAAATTAGTGccagagtaaaggaaaaagtgtTCAAATCGGTGGTTCGACCCGCAATGTTATATGGTGCGGAGAGGTGGCCaataaagaaagcacaggaGAATAAGTTGGAAGTTGCTGAGATGAGAATGTTAAGGTGGATGCTTGGTGTGACAAAGAGGGATAAA TCCTCATTGTCATAG